In the genome of Xiphophorus hellerii strain 12219 chromosome 14, Xiphophorus_hellerii-4.1, whole genome shotgun sequence, the window TGGACATAACCACACTATCAACGTGGGAGAAAATGGCAGCTTTTCTCCCAACCACAGCTCAGGGTGTTTATTCAGATTAAATCATCAGTTTTGAAATGAGTGAAGTAAAGCTATTGGTCAGCAGGGGGCTCTGGACTCCTCACACTTTTATTGCaatgaaaatatatacatatatatatttgtcaAACCTGAATGTTTCTTTCAATTCTTAGATGGTTTTATGCTGAGGCTCCAAAAACAAGTAGATTATGTTAATGgatatgtgtgtgagtgtgaccTTGCTAACTGACTGCTAGCTACATTTGGCATCTAGTTGCTAGATGCACAGCAACACTGAGTGTGTGATCAGTATTACAGTGCACTACTGACCACACACTCATGAAATAAACTTCTCCAGTCATCTAAACATATCAACCAAAAGGTTGGAACATTTAGTCTACAGCGTTGTCTTACTGTTTACCCGGTTTTCCTCTCCACCTGTGTGGTGGAGGTGGTGTGGTCTGCACAGCACAAGTTTCCACTGGCGGAAACATCAGTGCTGGCTGAGCGCAAACACAGGAAACCTGACCAGAAGCCCAAACCCACAACAACTTGTCTCTGACCAAACCTTGATCATGTCGGGTCTGGTGTGAACACAATGACAGTCAGAGACAAGCAGGAACCAAGATAATGAATTGGAAGCACATGTAAGAGACCTGCAACTTCAGGTTGTTTTTTagtattcagatttttattgcgTCACTCAGAGAGGTGCTGGGTTCAATATTTATATCCAATTGTATACAATCAAACCAATTTATGCAATCATACTAAGACATTTAATTACAAACTACATTCCAGATTGATCCTACAGTATAGTCCAATCAAGTTCAAATgtccacaaataaaaaaagtatattttaagaATTAAGACCTATGTTGGTTTTATTAGGCCTCACAATGAACTAACCTCATTGTCAGGTAATCAACAAGACATTACTTGCTACATTTTcgcattaaaaatgtataaatggtGCCATGCAGCTTCTCCAGCAAAAAGAGATAATAAATGTAAGAGTGGAAGACACACTCCGGCCTTaatcaactaaaaacaaaaccaaccaacaataaataaaatgtttatgtgtCTGAAGCAAACACATGTTCTGAGTGAAGCGATGGAGTCCGCTGGTCTTCACAGGCAGTTTGCTGCCAACATGTTGTCTGAAAACCACAAACTCAACAGATGCTACTTTGTGGTTGAGAGACCAACGGTGAACCAGCGACACTCTTCTGTCGTGAACCTCTGTGAGGTCAGCAAACAGGAAGCCTCCGCCTCGTTTCCAGTTACTTCACCTCACCTGTCACTACGACCCCCAAAGAGCAGCTTACCTTAAATAGTCTTAACAATGCGTCAGCAATAATGTTCATTTCTGACTTCAGGGTGAGTTGGAAAACTCAAACTTTTCAGCCAGCACTAAGTCGTTCACAATTGTGAGGAGGGAGGAAGATggttttcaaatctttttaccCACAAATCAAAGTCTTCACTCCCACACAGCGATACATGTGGTTTAGATGTAAGCAGATCTAAAGCTTCTGAGACAAAAGGTGGATAAAAAGGCCAAATCAATAAACCTCCCAAGTTTAAGTATTTCAtgcttccatccatccattttcttacaccctgaTCCCATTGGTCAgaaggggtgctggtgcctttGTCCATCTGTcacatatttgttgaagctgtcaCGATGTCATGACATGTTATGAGAAAGATCATCTGTGGGAGAaatgccttctcccagtgctaactagaaacaaccaattagagtcaggaggcgggtcttagcgctgtcaatcacaatttTGTAAGGCACTGGTCATCTCACCTCTCCTGCAGTTTATCCCTATCAGCAGATCCTGCTGTGAATGCtcatgctagttagcatagccattgatgacagcagataagcagttttcctgtaatggtaagttgtttctccccCACTAGTCCATTTAGCAGCAAGTGTATGAGGGTGATTGGCAgtgctaagcccctcctcctggctctgattggttgtttttggttgggattaatgcatttcttcagacagcagcagagagagaaagtgaaGGAGgatgatcttttcacagattatttgacTCATAACAAattgtcatgacatggtgacagttttagtACATATGTTAACAACATATTCTTTATGAAgtgacatactgcagctttaagaggaGCAGCCTGCTGGTCATTCCACTCCTGAGTGTTAGCATCAGTGAGGACTCCTCTCACTAGCAGTGTTACCTCATCGCTTGTGTTCTGAGCTACACAGAGAACCAGGAGACTCTGaatcccagaatgcactgctAGCTCTTTTTCCTACTCTGCTCCAGGTGAACAAAGGACTTTCTTTATGTCTATAGTCTGCATTTGGGAAGACGTTCTTATCCTGATGAAGACAGGAACTGCATCTCTGAAGAAAGACGATCCACTGATGTGTTTGACCAGTCGCTGGTTTAACTAGCATCTGTCTCCCGGCTAAAGATAAGCTTGAGCTTTTTTGAAATTTTGCAGAAATAATTGAAATACTTAATTGCCCAAATATAGATCTCTGATCCTGTTGACAAATCAAAGCTGCTGCTTAATGAGTTTACACATTGATTTCactgttatgttttttgtaTGTTCTGAGAAACATACAGAACCTCCTTATTCTACAGAAAGGTTCAAACAAATCCCTTCATGTTGCTGAATAAATTACAAAAGTGCAAAGCAAATAAATGGGACTAACTGATAAAATTATacaataagtgtaataataatagtaaaaatttatgttttgaagttcatgggtaaaataaaaaaaatagcagattctttatttctgttttaccaAGAAACATTTACATAACAGTCAGAGCAGCACAGACTTTCTTGAGTGCTCTCCCTGATTAAACTGGGACCTAAACGAAGCTATTTAGGAATCTGCTTAGTTACACCAAATGACTGGAAAGTAATGACAATCATCCCTTCTGATTTATTTGAGTTAGACTGATGTTaagttaatgttgtttttacttttctacaACCTCAGCAGCTGTGTAATACAGTGTTTTACATGCAAGTGATTTGTTCTGAAACAAACTGTAATTTCTGCgtaaattatttgaaataactGGGAACTGTTaacttgggggaaaaaaatgtctgataattaaaattttttttttttttttgctcagctcTGATGTTTGATGATGCATATTCGCTAAAACTGAAATGCTTTAAACACCCTGGGATTTTTTTCCACCCCAAAACCCAAAATTTGCTGTCTGCAATCCACTTGCACCAATTTGACAGAAGGTCTTGTTTTCTGAGAATGACCAACAACCGTCAGTGAATAAGTGATCACGTTTCCTGAACATGACATGCTGTCACTCCTACTGGGCCACACAAGTACAGTCTTGACTATAAAGTGAAGGAAGGATTGAAGTTCCTTTCATTCAGCAGTTTGACCAAGATGACGCCTGCACACTTTGTCTTCTGGCTGACATGTCTGCCCCTGGTGAACATGGGTGAGTTTGTGCTTTTGTGTCTTAAGTGTAATTCCTTTGAAGTTTGTGACTTTGGTTTCATGTGTTAATTATGGGTGTGATTCATTCGGACTTTTTCTTTCCTCAGCTCAGAAAAAAACCGTCTCCTTGGCTGTCCGTCAGAAAAGCAGCGTTTTGTCAGCTGAATCTGGAGAGACTTTGACTTTGGAATGTTCCTATGAAACTGATGAGGCTGCCAAGTTCAGCTGGTATAAACTCACCTTGGGACAAAAACCACAACTCATTTCCACTGTGTTCAAATATGGACAGCGTACTTTTTACaatgaatttgaaaacaatCCACGTTTCAGCCTGGACTCTGGAAAAGGTAAAAACCACCTGATTATTACCGAGCTGCAGCCTTCAGACACAGCCACTTACTACTGCTCCAGTGGTTACATGTACAATTTCGAATTTGGAAATGGCACTACGGTGTTCGTGAAGGGTTCAGACTCAAACGTGCAGACTTTGGTCCATCAGGTAGAATCTGAGGCCGTCCAGCCGGGAGGTCATGTGACTCTAACCTGCACTGCAGAAACTGGGAGCTGTGACGGAGAACACAGTGTTTACTGGTTCAGAAACAATGGAGAATCAGTTCCAGGACTCCTTTACAGCCGCAGAGGCAGGAACGATCAGTGTGGACAGAAAACTCAGGAGCGAACCCGCTCATGTCGGTAcagcctgctgctgcagaacctGACTGGGTCTCAGGCTGGAACCTACTACTGTGCTGTAGCTTCCTGTGGACACATAGTGTTTGGAAATGGAACCAAACTGGGCTTTAAAGGTAAGCAACTTTATAGCTGAACTTCTCCACtgctttctccctgacctgcctgctgcatttcttggtcttcatgatgctgtgtAATCACTATTGCTctctaataataaataaacagatttgtTGACACAttcttctgatttttacttgCAATAAATTTTGTAAATCATCAATGGTAttacaatagaatagaattttACTTCATTAACTCAACTGGGAAAGCTGAGGTGTAACAGCACCATCAAAATGCAgattcacataaaaacaaagatcctcttaaatatatatactgtataaataCAATATGTATACACAAATagtattaacaataataataatatactgtacaaAAGTATATTATTTCAgtacttgaaaaaaaaactgtgcggCTTGTATAAATAGAAATTGCTATTGCTCTGATCAAAAGAATGTGCAAGGGTGACTTTTTTTCGTAGTGTGCATAATGTTCGTGTGTATTGAACATAAATAGACAGTTTATAAAACTATATATCAGTGCAGTGcagaaaaacatgtgaaatCGCAGCAGAAATGGGAGCAGTGATAGTTCTAGAGTCTAACAGGGGCTGAAAGGAAGTTTCTATGGTAACCCTCCTTGGCGTACCcaggatgcagcagtctgtcactgaaggagctctCCAGTTCTGTAAATTCAGTGTCCTAGTGTCCTAGTCCAAGGCATGTTAGCTACTAAgcttttacaaggcactgtgAAAATTCTTTTCTCtgactaaaagtaaaaaaaatactttctctcTTTCCTGATGTTTTTACAGATGAGGTGAATTCTATGCATCTTCTTACTGGAGCTTTGGCCTTCACTTCCTTCTTGAGTTTTTTACAAGCTCTCTTGTTGTTCAGGATTTATAGGAGAAAGAACTCCAACACCTCCGGTACCACAGCTGCTTGTTTCTAATGTCTGCCGACTGAAAACGGCATCGGGAAACTaaatttgtgttcttttttcagAACCTCATTCCAGACTCTCCCATCCTGACACAAGAACTGCAGAGGTTTTTATCGTCTCCGTTACcgattttagtttatttcataaaatttctCTGGACACCTTTTATTTTACCTATTAAATCTTCACATTTCAATGTGTTTGTACCATTAGAGCGAAGACCAAGATGAAGAAGACCTCCAGTACGCAGGTTTGAGGCTCCAGAAGGTTTACACATCAACAGGACAAGACCAGAGAAATGAAATGATCGACTGTGTGTACTCTGCTATAAAGAAGTAAAACTGGAGTTTAGTTTTGTATGATCATGACATCCAAAATGCTATAACCATCAATTGTCATTAACGTTGCCACTGGCAACCTCTTGTAAGAAATGatattaaaatgacataaagcTGTATAGTAGAAAAAGATGTttgatataataaaatatatttgggTTGGTCTACTTAAATAATGACCACTGCTTGAACtctttccacattttatcaACCCACAACCTCAAATGTCGATGTATGTTCTGGGATTTTATCTGATCCGTTCACCTCAAACGTGTCGACTGAGTTCTAAATAATTTCAAAGGTTCAGAATAACTAGTGATTAAGCACATTACTGTTGTTAAATTGCCTTATAATTTACCAGccacagaaatgacaaaactgaaaatcacataagatttttttaaaccatcttAACTGTTAAACAGCCTGAAGagccttttcaaaaaaaaaataaataaatctaattaatCTTGATCCTCTTCATTACTGTTCAGTCCACAAcaaacagagtttttttttcagtattcagggataaacaaaataatgaagcTGAGCTCAAAGTGCAACAAGTGACTGTGAtagtaaaacataaatttaggttttttttcctcttaaattcaaattttatCATTATAATGGCATACTTTActaagaaaacacatttttaaccttaagcaattaatcacactatgaaattaaaatttgtcccattgaagatgaatacatttctgtaatgtttcttactgtttttctatttcagtCATCTagcaatatatataaaatcacaTTAAGTGTAAAGAAACGACCCTttgtgttaaatttaaaaacttgcGTTGAATGTTTTCTACCATAATTTAATTACTAAGTTCCATTTCTCAGAGTATTTAGCAGTATTGCGATTGGGTTCCGTCCCGTGCAATAATAATGATGTatagataaatgaaaaaaatattctcctTCCACATGATTGATATGTCCTATATGATCAACTGTAAAATCGATCTCTCTTGAAAGAGCAGGATGAACGTCAGCAGGTTCACCTGAGCCCTGGATCCCTGCAGCCCCTCCAGAGTCTCCCTGTGCCTCTCGTTGCTCAGCATGTCATGGTGGGATTGCAGCTGTGCCATTTCTTTTAATACTTTTAGACGGTGGATTGAACAGAGCTCTGTGTAGTGTTTGGTTTATTGTGCTACATTCAGCAATGAAAGAAGAATTCATCTCCTTGGATGTTTTATTATCAACAACAATAAccaaatttggcttttttttttggtaaatcaatttacaaaataaactttggtCTCAATGTGAAAACAgattctaaaataataaataatagaaatatttaacCCAAAAGAAGTGATTACATAAATATTCACCACTGACGATCACTGACCTAATTCGACAGAGGTCCAGCCAACTGGTGCTAGTAGTCAGGTAGTCTCACAATGAGAGGCATGGAGACCACCTGAGGTCCATTCACTGGTTAATCAATAGTCCTGGCAACCATTACAGCAAGAAGACACAGAAAatcagaagttgttttttttttctctgacctACACCAGCAACACTTCTATATATCTACATGTAGTTTTAGTCACACTTAtagtttttcagtattttttcagTTGCCAAATTCACTGTTGTGTCTTTGtgcaatgacaaaaaagaaagtctCAGTTTAAGTCTAGGAGAAAATGCGATTGAAAAGTATCAGTCAGGGGATGGATATGAAATGACCTCTAAGGCCCTGAACATCCTCTGGGGTCCAGTTAAATCCATCATCAAGAAATGGAAGGAATATGGCCGACGTGTAAACCTGCCTAGATCAGGTCGTCCTCACAACCCGAGTGACTGTGCAAGAAGGAGACTATTGAGAGAGGACACCGGGTTACCATGACAACGCTGAAGAAGCTACAAGCTGCAGCATGGAGGTGTGGGCTAGGGGTTGAAcgactacatattttttaaggtcaACTACATCATGATAATAGTCGAGTCGATGTCGACTAGTCGCGGTGACGTCATAGTGACGTAAGCGCAAAAACCCTTCACAACTACTTGAAGGCtttattagctattttcacGGCAAATATtgacccccccccacacacacacacacactctcccctTCTCCTGCTTTTACTAAGTCTATTATGGAGATTCTTCGTGAGCAGCGGGGaaaagtttgttgcacaaagtcgggtctgactttttttttctaaacgcCGGCTGATGCTGATGATCTCTGGATAGTTACTATAGGAGTCAAATTATCACACTGACTACATGGTGCTTTTGGAACATCACAAGCCAAACTTGTTATGAACGGATCCCGTTTGGTTCCAGCTGAATTCAACGAAACCACCTGCTTCTCCTCCGCCCGATGCGCGGCAGGAAgctctgctgactcagcagattgaacgatttaagatattttctagtcaacgtcaacatgataaaagtcGAGTCGATGTCGAGTTGACTAGTCGTTGTGATGTCATAGCAACGCAAGACGCAAAGCTTTGGAGTAACGTACAGGCTTTATTACCCGTTTTCACGGAAAAATACGGCATTTACACAGAACAGCaacaagtgaaacaacaaaacatcgggatagtttatgataaataataagTTGCTGGGAAACCAACATTCAAAAGGAAACGCACATCTTTTAGATggcatgtaaaaacaataaaaagaggtGGCACGGGGGCGGGGTAAATAAAGTTCACTCGCTGTCAAAATTCTCTTCACTAagagttgttggggttttttcttggTTGACATGTAGGAAAACAAGGGCATCAACATGAGCCGGATGAAGGCTTGCCCGCTTTCTCGTAATGGTATTCCCAGCGAGAGAGAAAATCCTCTCGCTGGGAGTGCTGGTTGCAGCTGCAACTCcatctccttttaaaaacactgtaaaaccacaaatatgcatgtcatgaagtgcgggtgtgaggtggtgaggcagaggcagcggacccaggttagatgaatgatgaatttaatgaagaaaacttagtccaaaacaacgagcagcaggcacatggaaacactgacgacacagaagctaacattgacgaaaaattgacgaggacccgacgaggaacaaagaacacaggtggagttaaatacatgggagggtaatcacagagacgagacacacctgggaacaatcaaggggaggacaggacaacgaagagacttaaggacacagaaaactctaaataaacacagaaaaacacagatcctgacagtacccccccctcaagggcggctaccagacgcccacaaaacaaaaacacaacaagggtgggcggaggggcgccggacggggggccagagtccagaaaaaacaaaaaacaacccaccgttgtgggcggaaacacagggagggccaagagtccaaaaacaacaaaaaactacccacagggtgggcggaggcaaaggaggcgggaaccacggaagtggtctggcggtcgtccgcggcggcgggaaccacagaggcggtccggcggccgtccgcggcgctggaggcgggaaccacagaggcggtccggcggccgtccgcggcgctggaggcgggaaccacagaggcggtccggcgggcgtccgcggcgctggaggcgggaaccacggaggcggtccggcggccgtccgcggcgccggaggcgggaaccccggaggcgggaccccaggaggcggcccagcggccgtccgcggccccGGAggcggcgacgacgagccccgggggccgcccacagacggcgacgacgagccccccgaggcagggtctctggtggagcacagggggtctcggtcggagcacaaggggtctcggtcggaacgctgggggtctgagtctcggtcggaacgctgggggtctcggtctcgggtggaacgctgggggtctcggtctcgggtggaacgcagaaggtcagggtctcgggtggaacactgggggtctcggtctcgggtggaacgcagagggtctcggtctcgggtggaacgcagagggtctcggtcggaacgcagagggtctcggtctcgggtggaacgctgagggtctcggtcggaacgcagagagtctctggaggaacgcagggagtctcggtctcgggtggaacgctggaggtcagggtctcaggtggaacgctggaggtcagggtctgggtggaacgctggaggtcagggtctcgggtggaacgcagggagtcagggTCGGAATGCAGGGGGTCTTGGAAGGAACGctggctggaacgccggctgattcggcctcgggtgcgccggctggaacgccggctgattcggcctcgggtgcgccggctggaacgccggctgattcggcctcgggtgcgccggctggaggtgagccggagcggagcctcggggccggctgcgggggcgagccgcagcgaagcctgggaaccggctgcgggggcgagccgcagcgaagcctgggaaccggctgcgggggcgagccgcagcgaagcctgggaaccggctgcgggggcgagccgcagcgaagcctgggaacgggctgcgggggcgagccgcagcgaagccttggaaacggctgcgggggcgagccgcagcgaagccttggaaacggcagcggaggtgagccggagcgaagcctgggggccggctgcgggggtgacagctccggaaggcgacgaggggccgggtccaccggcggctcacgtcgctgtctccgggctgcccgtggaggtggcggctccggaaagcgacgaggggccgggtctgccggcggctcacgtcgccgtctccgggctgacagcggaggtgacggatccggaaggcgacgaggggccgggttcaccggcggctcacgtcgctgtctccgggcagacagctgaggtgacagctccggaaggcgacgaggggccgggtctgccggcggctcacgccgctgtctccgggctgaccgtggaggtggcggctccggaaagcgacgaggggccgggtccaccggcggctcacgtcgctgacttcccggacggaggaatcgacgggggccgaatccggggggtgccaacaccagtcttgtcccccagaacagctcccgctgcaggtcggcgagggcttcggTTAGCTCCGTCTCCTCCCTGCCAGATCTCCGCCTCCCTCCGCTCTGCCTTCTTGGAGGGAACCtaactccagctgggtccatttttttagcagcctcaccgttcggtatggttgggtccttctgtcatgaagtgcgggtggtgttggtggtgaggcagacgcagcggacccaggtaagatgaattatgatgttttaataataaataagtccagtacacggcagctcgcacagagacacaccgacgacgaacagactagacattgacgtaacattgacgaggacccgacgaggaacaaagaacacaggtggagttaaatacatgggagggtaatcacagagacgagacacacctgggaacaatcaaggggaggacaggacaacgaagagacttaaggacacagaaaactctaaataaacacagaaaaacacagatcctgacaatgcATCCATCTACATATCATTTAAACTAatgtattaacttatttttcttgtgtcttgtgACGTATACTGTGCTGTCAGATCAGCACAGGCTGTCACCACCGGCAATCACATGACTGCGACTAGtcgacatgaaatgtaaaaactcgcGAGACGTCCTagagtcgactagtcgactagtcgactaaTTGGTTCAACCCCTAGTGTGGGCATGACTCACCAGGAAGACTTCATggtgaagaggaaaaaagttcATTGGTCTGATGAAACCAGGATGGAGCTTTTTGGTCTCATCAGACAAGACTCTtttaacactgcacatcaccacaaacacaccatccccactgtgaagcatagtggtggcagcatcatgctgtggggatgcttctCAGCAGCAGGCCCTGGAAGGTAAAATAATGAGTTGTTTCTATCTTCAGGAGAACTATGACTTTAGAGAGCATTTATTTTCCAACAAGTTGAAGACAAAAAGGGGGGTGTTCTGGACTGGTCCACTAAAAGCCCAGACCTCAAACCAATCCTGTTACAGCAATCTCCCATAATAAGCATTCTTATTACGCGAGATTGCTTAAAAGGCAACAACGATGTAAGCTACACTGATGCTAAATGTTTGTCTAGGAGTGAATGaatgacttgatgcaatctAACCAGTTTCCTTAAACTTATTATCCAAACTTAGAATAAACTAAACCTGATTTGAACTAACCCTAACCTTACCATAGAATCTCCCTGttggattttattcatttctaaatCCATATTTATGATTCCACTAGTCAAACAGAGTGGGACTGTGTACTGAAAGAATGCTGCTGAGTCAGTTAAAAGCCATAGACAGATGGAACCTGTCAGAGATAAAGTAGAGATCGCTGCATTGCATTGACACTTCCTCCTTAGCAGTCAC includes:
- the LOC116733001 gene encoding immunoglobulin kappa light chain-like, coding for MTPAHFVFWLTCLPLVNMAQKKTVSLAVRQKSSVLSAESGETLTLECSYETDEAAKFSWYKLTLGQKPQLISTVFKYGQRTFYNEFENNPRFSLDSGKGKNHLIITELQPSDTATYYCSSGYMYNFEFGNGTTVFVKGSDSNVQTLVHQVESEAVQPGGHVTLTCTAETGSCDGEHSVYWFRNNGESVPGLLYSRRGRNDQCGQKTQERTRSCRYSLLLQNLTGSQAGTYYCAVASCGHIVFGNGTKLGFKDEVNSMHLLTGALAFTSFLSFLQALLLFRIYRRKNSNTSEPHSRLSHPDTRTAESEDQDEEDLQYAGLRLQKVYTSTGQDQRNEMIDCVYSAIKK